A stretch of DNA from Arachis hypogaea cultivar Tifrunner chromosome 19, arahy.Tifrunner.gnm2.J5K5, whole genome shotgun sequence:
GGAACATTGAGATCATCATTTTCATCTTCAGAAATATTTGCAGCAGTCATACAATTTAGGACATGAGACTTTTTCTCAAATCTGGATTTGAAGTTGGGTGGATAGCCATGCTTCTTATAGCAATTATCCACAATGTATCCTGATTTTCCACAATGAGTGCATTGCAATTTGATGCGATTTTGTCCCTTTTTAGACTGACCTCTACCTCTGCTGTCAGGTTGAGAAGAGGTTGCCAAAATTTTAGTGTCTAAGGCATTATCAAAGCTGAAGAGCTGCCTTTCTTACTGAGTGATCATTGAGAGGATTTTGTTCACACTAGGCAAATCATCCATCAGCATAACCTATGACTTAACAGTGAAATATTGCTCTCCAAGACCACGCAAAAATTTTATGACTCTGTCCTCCTTCCTGTGTTGCCTAACAATGCCGAAGCTACATTCACATTTAACACAATCACAGCCACGGATAATTCTAAAATCATCAATCTCTTCCCAAAGATTTTTCAGTTTGGCAAAATAAGCAGTAACAAACAAGTCCTCTTGTGTTAGTGCATAGACTTCCTCATTCAATTCAGCTACTCGAAACCTATCAACCTGATAATAACGATGCTTAAGATCATTCCATAATTCATAGCCTATATTGTTCCAAAGAACACTCTGATTGATTTCTGGACTAAGGGAAAGGTTAATCCGAGTAACTACATAGGTGTTGCATCGTTGTCATGTCTTGAAATCAGGATTAGTTTTCTCAAGTTTTAGGATGGTGCCATCaacaaattcaattttatttttggatgTAAGAGTATTGATCATATCTTTGCTCCACACGCTGTAATTTGAACCAGTAAGAAACACATTGCTAATAGGTATACCTGGATTTTCAGAAAGAAGTATGTAATAATGGCTTGAAAGATCTTGATTCGGATTTGTCTTGTTGATATGGCTCTGGATCTGCGCCACCTAACTGAAGAACACCGCGAATTTTTGCATGTCCATCGTAGGACCATCTCTTGTGGATCCAGCACTTGGATTTGATTTCCCTTCCATCACTGCGAAGATGACAGAAGCGTTCGTAACCTTTCTCTCTTGATCTTGTTGATCGGAAACTCGTTATCTCTTCTTAACGGGAAGACAGTGAGATAATAGAACTCTCATCAAACTTTATGGTATGAGttcaagagagaagaagaaaagaaatagatgAAGAAGAGGAGCTGAGATTTCAGAGAGGTGtgaaagagaaggagaagaaattgCGTGAAAGAGGGCGTTCAAATCAAacgaagaaaaagggaaaaatagaTTTACGGAGCAAAAACCGTGAACAAGCACTTCAACTGTGAAGCTGGACTCATCATCCTTCTCTAATCACGTTAACGAATTGTGAATCAGAGAGCAAGCTAAGTTTCTTATCCTTCAATGGGGATATCCATGTTCCTCCATCCACGCTCACCGCATCATGTAAAAAATTGCATATGAGTATAGAGAAGAACAATAACAGAGAAATCAAGAAGGAGTTGAGAATTAAACTTGTATAATGATAAGACTCAAAAAATACAATATTACAATTTGTTATTTATACAAACACTACTTCTAACAGAATTGTCATGCTACTCTAACAAACTATACAACTTAGCATGTACAACAAAACTCATTACTAACAACTTTCTATACAAGAGAAATAACAACCTATATtaacaaattctaactaatagaATAAATATCAAGATAAATTATTACCTTTTatgattcattttatttttaaaattactttgcTGAAAATAGATAGaacccgaaaaaaaaaaaaaaacagttacaGTATAAATCAACCGTCATGTTACAATAGTGTAATACTACTGTAATATATATAGTCCAACATATACACCCAACATAAAgccataatataaataaatttagacatcAACTTATTGGACTCTATACACAGACGTTACCTGTCCTTCCACGCGTCGTCCGCTATTTGTGACACAAAATAACTACATACACTGACAAATGAAATAAGTACAAGAGaattttcttgtcttctgtcaCTGTACTGTAGCTTCTAATTAGTTAACCTTGCACAgtgttgtgtttttttttttttttttttaatgaacaaGTTACTTAGAACACTATTATTCAtctataaaattttgtttttatagcttgatATCAAATCCGGCGCTTTTTAAGGGAAGGCTTTAGCTTTCCAATCGTAGGCCTAGGCCTTCTTGATCCTTTATCGGAGAGACAACCGTCTTGTCTTAACTGTCCCGAGTTACCGTTCTACCATTGTGGGTTGTGCTCATTAAATCATTAAAAGAGTTATCCCTGGATGATGCATTGTCTTGAACTGAATCAAGCTGAAGCAAGAGACACTTGACCGGCGAAGTTCAATCGACTTTCATTGACCTGAACTCATCAAAGTCAGCGTTAGATGAACGtacattgaaaattaatttgagagCAACCCTAATCAAAACATTATTTTGGAAATGACCAATAATAAAATCACATAGGAAAAAAAATTACGTAAATTAAAgatttagctaataaatattcaatttatttattatcatataAGAAATGTATaataaaagttatatttttttcaaaataaataatattgagTGGTGCTCCTAAAATACTTATTAACAAAACTTACATTAAAAGCGTGTTGAACCTCCACCTAACTATTGCAAGTCACCATCATGGAAATGAGTTGACAAAAGTCAACTACAAAAATTTAACATTTTCACATTGGAACACTCTTAATGCATGGATatgcttataattttttttttgtgcgtGAATGAAATAGTTGAACACTTTATTATTACAACAGATTGAAAAGGAAGTCAATGTGATTGGGGTGACACACCACAATATATGTTAATCTTAATGTTCGTaagtttaaattcttattttGTGTACAGTCcaccattttttttagttttatgcaTCGAGGATATTTATTTATATGAGGTGATTCCTTAATtcgttatcaatttttttatttttcacatcaaaattcaatctttgTAAGTCAAAATTAGTATAGTCTAGTTAAAaatctatattttatattttacattttttacctaattaataatttataggtcaaaattaatattttctattttttttcacaccgaaattcaatttttataagtcaaaattaatataatctagttaaaaatttatattttatattttatattttttattaattaataatttataagtcAAAATATATTTTGAGTTAAATGtctatattttgtattttgtaaacaaaatataattttactaaGCTAAATTTGTCTCTCATACTCTCATCaatatgacaaaaaataaatgtttttttGAATGTTCACTCATTTTGAAACGAGGACGAAATTAGAATgctcttattaaaaaaaaaaaaatagcccaCAGAAACAAAACTTATTCTACTACGATGAAGACATTAAAAACCTCTAAGTTATAATTTTACGCAGACTACCCAATATGCTACCATAAAAAAAGCCCCAATTTCCACAGTCTTCTGCATCATCCAGTCTACTttcattagataataatttaattatatctaattaattaccatcaaaataaagaaaaagagaatccctTGGTCCTTCATAGGATGATAAATGGGCTTAAACCCACTGGGTTGTCTCGCATAACTCATTAAAAAAGACGAATTGGACTGAAAAATTGAGACCGTCACATAGCAAAAGTTCGTCTAATCTGCATCACTTAAATCGCGAGTTTTGGTGGGGCAGGGggatttagtatttttttgtaatttttttgccaaaatccaATTTCTTCCTAATTTTTTGCAATATTTTATTCTTTAGGAATTGGTTCCAATGATGTTATTGACttacaagaagatgaagatgagaaTTGAGTATTTTGGAATATGATTATTTTGTTTttgagacaatatttataattacaaatactttaatatttataaatgtaaaaattataatttttttatgcctttaaaaattataaatttattaaaatggttgtgaaattatatatattatttaatagttagtacttggtagtaaaaaaaaaaaagaaatttgacaAACTTAACCTATCAACCTGTCATCAGTCCGCTGTTAAGCAGAACAAAATAGGACCGTTTCACTAAATGAGACGGAAGAGACCAGCTCGCCAAAAAATAGACTTTTGACAAAATATGACGAAATGGACTTCCCCACTTATCACTTCTAGTCTTCTATCACAATGCTATTATGAATAGAGTACCAGAGACAGCATATTTTTTTCACATGTGACAGTCTTATAATGCACCGCTTATTAACAGTATCACATGATAATTTTGAGTGTAAGCACCGATGTCTCTTGCTTACTAGCCACTTAGACACTATGCTACTAGCCTACTACAAAATAATAACACGTAAATGTAAACATCATAACTCGGTTGAAAAAGACCCATATAGTGATTGGCTCATCTCTAATTTATTTGCCCAATTGTTATTTCTTTCCCCACTTTTATTCTTTATTCATAAACTTTTACCACTGACATTGTAAAATTAGACCAGCAGAATTAGAAGCTGGAATTTGAACATTCTAAACTGAACTTTAAGAATTCACCAACCGACTATTATTTTATTGCACCACCATTTAGCTACGACTACACATTATTTAATGTATTCTAGGTTCTTTTATTATATTACAAATAGGCATCGcttaacatcatcatcatcagtgaATTTAAATGCTTATTTGAGCCAGTCATTATGTGAACCATTCTTCTCTACAAAGGAAAAAACAATGGAGGGAAATTCAATACCAACAACTATGGCTATGAATCAGAATGGAGCACAGATAGGAAGAGCATCATCAAGGGATACCCAAAAGGGAAACTGGGTTGAAGAGATGCGAGGTTCTCTAATGGTTGTAGCAACGGTTATTGCAACCCTAACTTTCCAAATTGCAATAAACCCCCCAGGGGGCGTTTGGCAACAGGACTCAAATAACCAACAGGGTTGTGCTTCTGGAAACATCTGCAAAGCTGGCACTTCTGTTTTGGGCACTTCCTCCGATGACGAAAACCAACGCTTGAAATACGAAATGTTCATACTCTTATGCACTGTTTCTTTCACTGCATCACAGACTGTGATTCTTTTTCTGCTTACTGGCTTTCAGCTGCGTAATAGGCTGGTCATGTGGTTGTTGATTCTTGTTATGTGCCTCTCGGTTATTTGCTTGGCTGGGGCTTATGTGATCTCCATTTGGATGGTCATGAAGCCACTTGACAAGTTGATTAACAAAATCACCTTGTATTATGCCTTGTTTTGGGCTGGATTGGTTACTCTGCTTTGTCTCGCACTCTTGCTTCGCTTTCTCATCTGGCTGTTGAAGGAGTTCTACCGGTTTTTATGTTGCTTGTAGAGTAGTCAACTCATTCTTCTGCTCAATATCCGCTCAAATAATCAATTTATTGGTATGTTcagaatttaaattttgttgtATAAACGAtagaattttgtaaaattcagaaataaaaagtGTATGTCTTTTTGATATAAATTAGTTTATTAGAATGTATTTAGTAGTGGTTGATtgttttaagttaatatttgcgATAATAATTTATAATGATTCTATAAATAGTTTGTATCTTGTAATCATTAGACATAATTCAACACACATATTCCCTGAGTTCTAACATATTTGTTAAGCCGTTAAAagataatacaatagtaataCGGTGAGTAGATGCATCATTTGTGGGGAGAATCATCTGCCGAAGTGCGTTGACGGTTAGAAGTGGTTGACGGTTAAAATTGAGTCAACTTCAACTTGGTTGAAACTTTAGGAATATGATAAATACGTGTACGTGTATGTGCCTCtgtattcatttttttcttagttGGATGAGttgtttaattatttcaaaaatgtgttaatttaaattagtttagagttattttattttatatttttaattaattatcgtttattttattttgtatttttttacttcttgttgaaataattgaataattttaaatacaataaatgtatcacaaatatataattttaggTTATTATCTCTAATATAACCAATATATTTTTACATGTGTAACTAATTGAAAAGTAATGATTCAGAGTCATAATTCATCTTCTTAATTATTCTCCTAATACTTAAAACTTAAAAGAGTAAAAagtttaaatatatatgttattttttaaaaatatcaaaaattaaaaataaaaaatttaaaacttttttatttagaagttaggagaatcaataatgaATTAATACTTctaataatttttcttaattgAATTAGAGCTACTCATATAGTCATATGTATTTAGTATAATGTTTGGGAGGCATAATTTCACTTGCTTTTTTGTTTTGAATTCGTtcgttttcttattttatattccttaattattaataaaataaataattttagatgtaacaaaatgtaattataaatatcatatatataaaattataaagataagTTAATTAGTAGA
This window harbors:
- the LOC112778044 gene encoding uncharacterized protein, which encodes MEGNSIPTTMAMNQNGAQIGRASSRDTQKGNWVEEMRGSLMVVATVIATLTFQIAINPPGGVWQQDSNNQQGCASGNICKAGTSVLGTSSDDENQRLKYEMFILLCTVSFTASQTVILFLLTGFQLRNRLVMWLLILVMCLSVICLAGAYVISIWMVMKPLDKLINKITLYYALFWAGLVTLLCLALLLRFLIWLLKEFYRFLCCL